In a genomic window of Maricaulis maris MCS10:
- the metK gene encoding methionine adenosyltransferase, which yields MSRSSYIFTSESVSEGHPDKVCDRISDTIVDLFLGKDPEARVACETLTTTNQIVLAGEVRCAAPIDDAEIEAAAREAVRDIGYEQDGFHWETATLQNFLHEQSVHIAQGVDASGDKDEGAGDQGIMFGYASDETPQLMPAPITYSHQILKRMAELRKSGARPEFEPDAKSQVTMRYENGVPAGVTSVVVSTQHKDGLTQDDIRELVRPVVQDVLPEGWFPPEEEFYVNPTGTFVIGGPDGDAGLTGRKIIVDTYGGAAPHGGGAFSGKDPTKVDRSAAYACRWLAKNVVAAELAKRCTIQVSYAIGVSKPLSLYVDLHGTGRVDEAKLEDALRQLADLSPRGIRTRLQLNKPIYARTAAYGHFGRTPTEDGGFSWERTDLADELRSLL from the coding sequence GTGAGCCGTTCTTCTTACATCTTCACGTCCGAAAGCGTTTCCGAAGGCCATCCGGACAAGGTGTGCGACCGCATATCCGACACGATTGTCGACCTGTTCCTGGGCAAGGACCCGGAAGCCCGTGTCGCCTGCGAAACCCTGACAACAACCAACCAGATCGTCCTGGCCGGTGAAGTCCGCTGCGCGGCACCGATCGACGATGCAGAGATCGAAGCCGCCGCTCGTGAAGCGGTCCGCGACATCGGCTACGAGCAGGACGGCTTTCACTGGGAGACGGCGACGTTACAGAACTTCCTGCACGAGCAATCCGTTCACATCGCCCAGGGCGTCGATGCCAGCGGCGACAAGGATGAGGGAGCGGGCGACCAGGGGATCATGTTCGGCTATGCCTCCGACGAGACGCCGCAACTCATGCCGGCCCCGATCACCTATTCGCACCAGATCCTCAAGCGCATGGCGGAGCTGCGCAAATCCGGCGCACGTCCGGAATTCGAGCCGGATGCGAAGTCGCAGGTCACCATGCGCTACGAAAATGGCGTCCCGGCCGGCGTGACCTCGGTCGTTGTTTCGACGCAGCACAAGGACGGGCTGACCCAGGACGACATCCGTGAGCTGGTGCGCCCGGTCGTGCAGGATGTCCTGCCGGAAGGCTGGTTCCCACCGGAAGAAGAATTTTACGTCAATCCCACCGGCACTTTCGTAATCGGCGGCCCGGACGGCGATGCCGGCCTGACCGGCCGCAAGATCATTGTCGACACCTATGGTGGCGCCGCGCCGCATGGTGGCGGCGCCTTTTCCGGCAAGGACCCGACCAAGGTCGACCGGTCGGCTGCCTATGCCTGCCGCTGGCTGGCCAAAAATGTTGTGGCGGCCGAACTGGCCAAGCGTTGCACGATCCAGGTTTCCTACGCGATCGGCGTGTCCAAGCCGCTCTCGCTCTATGTTGACCTGCACGGCACTGGCCGCGTTGACGAGGCCAAGCTGGAGGACGCACTGCGCCAGCTGGCCGACCTGTCTCCGCGTGGCATCCGCACCCGGCTGCAATTGAACAAGCCGATCTATGCCCGCACCGCCGCCTACGGACATTTCGGCCGCACACCGACCGAAGATGGCGGCTTCTCCTGGGAGCGGACCGATCTGGCCGACGAGCTTCGCTCCCTCCTCTGA
- the metF gene encoding methylenetetrahydrofolate reductase [NAD(P)H] yields MGEHGQAARKPDGLSVSFEFFPPKTDAMESTLWESISRLEPLRPDFVSVTYGAGGSTRDRTHRTVHRIVEETSIPPAAHLTCVNASKAEVDGVIRDYWKSGVRHIVALRGDPPDAIGGSYVPPAGGYANAAELARGISDIGDFEISVGCYPETHPESPNAGFDIDLLKAKIDAGATRAITQFFFDADVYFRFRDRARAAGITIPIVPGIMLQPNFKGLKRIAGLCGASLPKWLHEAYEGLDEDAGTRQLVTAHVAAKLCGKLRNGGVDGFHFYTLNRAELALSTCQLLGVKAGDRELQAVAS; encoded by the coding sequence ATGGGTGAGCACGGGCAGGCAGCGCGGAAACCGGACGGGTTGTCGGTTTCGTTCGAATTCTTTCCGCCGAAGACCGATGCGATGGAATCCACGCTTTGGGAGTCAATCTCGCGCCTCGAGCCGCTGCGTCCGGATTTCGTATCCGTGACCTATGGCGCCGGTGGATCGACCCGCGACAGGACCCATCGCACCGTGCACCGGATTGTCGAGGAAACCTCTATTCCTCCCGCGGCCCACCTGACCTGTGTCAATGCCAGCAAGGCCGAGGTGGATGGCGTCATCCGTGATTATTGGAAGTCCGGCGTACGCCACATTGTGGCGCTACGCGGTGATCCGCCTGACGCGATCGGGGGGAGCTATGTCCCGCCAGCTGGCGGCTATGCCAATGCCGCCGAGCTCGCGCGGGGCATTTCCGACATTGGTGATTTCGAGATTTCGGTCGGTTGCTATCCCGAGACCCATCCGGAGAGCCCGAATGCCGGTTTCGACATTGATTTGTTGAAGGCCAAGATCGATGCGGGCGCGACACGGGCGATTACGCAATTTTTCTTTGATGCCGATGTCTATTTCCGCTTTCGCGACCGGGCCCGGGCCGCCGGCATCACCATTCCGATCGTGCCGGGCATCATGCTGCAACCCAATTTCAAGGGTCTCAAGCGGATCGCCGGCCTGTGTGGTGCCAGCCTGCCGAAATGGCTGCATGAAGCCTATGAAGGTCTCGATGAGGATGCCGGCACCCGCCAGCTGGTGACGGCTCACGTCGCGGCAAAGCTGTGCGGCAAGCTGCGCAATGGCGGCGTGGATGGTTTCCACTTCTACACGCTCAACCGGGCCGAGCTGGCGCTGTCGACCTGCCAGTTGCTGGGCGTGAAGGCGGGCGACCGTGAGCTCCAGGCCGTCGCATCATGA
- the ahcY gene encoding adenosylhomocysteinase, with product MTQFAADKPYIVKDMSLAKWGRIEFDMAEIEMPGLMALREEYKDSQPLKGARIAGSLHMTVQTAILIETLTALGAEVRWASCNIFSTQDHAAAAIAETGVPVFATKGETLEEYWDYADAIFHWPDGETANMILDDGGDATMYLILGEKAENDPSVLNHPKSEEETFLFAQIKKRIAATPGWFAKAKAAIQGVSEETTTGVMRLYQMQKRGELPFPAINVNDSVTKSKFDNRYGCRESLVDAIRRGTDVMMAGKKALVFGYGDVGKGSAESLAGAGARVYVTEIDPICALQACMDGFEVVRAEDVIGEMDIFVTATGNKDILTVDHMRAMKDMAIVCNIGHFDNEIQVESLKNYQWTNVKPQVDLVNFPEGHRIILLSEGRLVNLGNATGHPSFVMSASFTNQTLAQIELWTKGENYTNEVYILPKHLDEKVAALHLDKLGAKLTVLSDEQADYIGVPQHGPFKAEHYRY from the coding sequence ATGACGCAATTTGCTGCGGACAAACCCTATATCGTCAAGGACATGTCGCTGGCCAAATGGGGCCGGATCGAGTTCGACATGGCTGAAATCGAAATGCCGGGCCTGATGGCGCTGCGCGAAGAATACAAGGACAGTCAGCCGCTCAAGGGCGCGCGGATTGCCGGCTCGCTGCACATGACCGTACAGACCGCGATCCTGATCGAGACACTGACGGCACTCGGCGCGGAAGTCCGCTGGGCCTCGTGCAACATCTTCTCGACCCAGGATCACGCTGCCGCGGCGATCGCCGAGACCGGCGTGCCGGTCTTCGCCACCAAAGGCGAAACGCTGGAAGAATACTGGGACTATGCCGACGCCATCTTCCATTGGCCGGACGGTGAAACCGCCAACATGATCCTCGATGATGGCGGCGATGCCACCATGTATCTGATCCTTGGCGAGAAGGCCGAGAACGACCCGTCCGTTCTCAACCATCCGAAATCCGAGGAAGAAACCTTCCTGTTCGCGCAAATCAAGAAGCGCATTGCTGCGACCCCGGGCTGGTTCGCCAAGGCCAAGGCCGCCATCCAAGGCGTGTCCGAAGAGACCACGACCGGCGTCATGCGTCTCTACCAGATGCAAAAGCGCGGCGAGCTGCCCTTCCCGGCGATCAACGTCAATGACAGCGTCACCAAGTCGAAATTCGACAATCGTTATGGCTGCCGCGAAAGCCTGGTCGATGCCATCCGTCGCGGTACCGACGTGATGATGGCCGGCAAAAAGGCGCTCGTCTTCGGCTATGGCGATGTCGGCAAGGGTTCAGCCGAGTCGCTCGCCGGCGCCGGTGCCCGAGTCTATGTGACCGAAATCGATCCGATCTGCGCCCTTCAGGCCTGCATGGACGGTTTCGAGGTGGTGCGGGCCGAGGACGTGATCGGCGAGATGGACATCTTCGTCACCGCGACCGGCAATAAGGACATCCTGACCGTCGACCACATGCGCGCCATGAAGGACATGGCGATCGTCTGCAATATCGGCCATTTCGATAATGAGATTCAGGTCGAGAGCCTGAAAAACTACCAGTGGACCAATGTGAAGCCGCAGGTCGACCTGGTGAACTTCCCGGAAGGTCACCGCATCATCCTGCTGTCGGAAGGCCGCCTGGTGAACCTGGGCAATGCAACCGGTCATCCGAGCTTCGTGATGTCGGCCAGTTTCACCAACCAGACGCTGGCCCAGATCGAGCTGTGGACCAAGGGTGAGAACTACACCAACGAGGTCTACATCCTGCCCAAGCATCTCGACGAAAAGGTCGCCGCCCTGCACCTCGACAAGCTCGGCGCCAAGCTGACCGTGCTGTCGGACGAGCAGGCCGACTATATCGGTGTGCCGCAGCACGGCCCGTTCAAGGCTGAACACTACCGCTACTAG
- a CDS encoding homocysteine S-methyltransferase family protein produces MTRAARIAALDAKARTEILILDGAMGTQIQDLKLDESGYRGARFAGWHVPVQGNNDILNLSAPEAVKAIHQAYFDAGADIVETNTFSATTIAQADYDMQAVAGDIAREGARLAREAADEVAARTGTVRGVAGAIGPTNKTLSISPQVNDPGHRDVDFETVRQAYFEQAGAMAPFIDFFLIETIFDTLNAKAAIKALLDLRAETGEEIPIIISGTITDRSGRTLSGQTASAFWSSVRHARPWAIGLNCALGADEMRPYVSELARIADTRIIAYPNAGLPNDMGEYDETPDQTARHLGEWASSGLVNILGGCCGTTPDHIRAIAAAAKPAAPRQPVPSRKAMMLSGLEPFELAS; encoded by the coding sequence ATGACGCGTGCCGCCCGCATTGCCGCACTGGACGCCAAGGCCCGTACCGAAATTCTCATTCTTGACGGGGCAATGGGCACACAGATCCAGGATCTGAAGCTGGACGAGTCCGGCTATCGGGGCGCACGTTTTGCCGGCTGGCACGTTCCGGTCCAGGGCAATAACGACATCCTCAACCTGTCAGCTCCGGAGGCGGTGAAGGCAATCCACCAAGCCTATTTCGACGCGGGAGCCGATATCGTCGAGACCAATACATTCTCCGCGACGACCATTGCCCAAGCTGATTATGACATGCAGGCTGTTGCCGGCGACATCGCCCGCGAAGGGGCGCGACTGGCCCGTGAAGCGGCCGACGAGGTCGCAGCCCGGACCGGTACTGTGCGAGGCGTGGCCGGCGCCATCGGTCCGACCAACAAGACCCTGTCGATCTCGCCCCAGGTCAACGACCCTGGCCATCGCGATGTTGATTTTGAAACGGTCCGACAGGCCTATTTCGAACAGGCGGGCGCCATGGCACCCTTCATCGATTTCTTCCTGATCGAGACCATCTTCGACACGCTGAATGCTAAGGCGGCGATCAAGGCGCTTCTGGACCTGCGCGCGGAGACCGGCGAGGAGATCCCGATCATCATTTCCGGCACGATCACCGACCGTTCGGGGCGGACACTGTCTGGCCAGACGGCGTCGGCCTTCTGGAGCTCGGTCCGCCATGCCCGTCCCTGGGCCATCGGATTGAACTGCGCGCTGGGGGCTGACGAGATGCGGCCCTATGTCAGCGAGCTGGCCCGTATCGCCGATACCCGCATCATCGCCTATCCCAATGCGGGCCTGCCCAACGATATGGGCGAGTATGACGAGACGCCGGACCAGACTGCCCGGCATCTGGGCGAGTGGGCGTCGTCCGGCCTGGTCAATATTCTCGGTGGTTGCTGCGGCACCACGCCTGACCATATCCGAGCCATCGCGGCAGCCGCGAAACCGGCCGCTCCGCGCCAGCCGGTCCCAAGCAGAAAAGCCATGATGCTTTCCGGTCTTGAACCGTTCGAGCTGGCGTCCTGA